The following is a genomic window from Scleropages formosus chromosome 11, fSclFor1.1, whole genome shotgun sequence.
acacaccttatttaccaagatgacttgcactgctagatacactccttacaaggggtcactcatccatacatcaatggaaaacacacacacacacacacacacacacacacactatgggggaacctgaacagcatgtctttgaactatgggaggaaactggagcacccagaggaaacccacagggagaacatgcaaactccacacagaccgagcaggaattgaacccatgtcctcttgcaccacccaggcactgagacagcagcactactcgctgtgccaccccttcATTTGGGAATTAAGATTGCCGTTTCCAGCCAAATAAGCCTTACAAATTAAGATTTACTGTACCAAAACTGGAAGCAAGAAGTCTTACTGGTTTCATTCATTGTGGCAGTCCAGTTGGTCAATGACTGTTCAAAAAGCTGCACACTGAACGGCGCACCAAACGGTGGTCCATCCTTATCAGACACGGACAGCAGCACAGGTTCTGGATCTTGGTTGCAGATCTTAATCTCCCTTTCATCAATTGTTGGTGCATTGTCATTCACATCCTCTAGTATCACCTGTAGAGTCCCAGTCCCTGTGGCTGGAACAACAGCTGCAAATACAAAGTTCTTAATATGTCAAATCCTcttaaataaattgaatacatttaataaattactATTTGATTACCATTGTCAACAGCTAGGACCAGAGCTTTGTATTTGCCATCAACTACATCTGTTGATTCCCTGTCCATTGGGGACTTTACAGTGATCGCTCCAGTTGTTTTGTTAATAGACAGCCATCCAGTTGAATCAGGAGCCATTCTATACCTAAAGAAAAGAGGGAAGAGATGttttaaatcacattaaaaaaaagcctttgcaTCAAGTTGTTTAAAAGATGGAGGAAGGAGAGCAAATTACTCTATTGACTGCTTCATTTGTGTATCCGGATCCGTTGCCGTGTACGTGGCCAGTCGTTCACCCACTTTTGCATCCTCTGCTGCTTTTACACCAAGCTCAGAGGGGATGAAGATGGGAGCCTCATTCACATCCTCCACATTCACCACAACTGTAGCCGTTGACGTTGGCAGCTTAATGGCAAATGGCACATCGTTCTCCACCGTAACCAGCAGAGTGTACTGGTTCCTCTTTTCATAGTCCAGGGCCTTGACGAGCATGCAGGGGAGTGGTTAACGGAAGTCAATTTCCATTATTGCCCAAACCCATGAAGACAAAGTGCATTCTCAGATGTGGCATTTGAAGCTTAGGCTGGGCTCTTACTAGACCACAACAGATGATTTTAAAAGCAGTGCATAAATGACTCACATTAAACCAATGGTGGTAGGCAGTTTCATGGGAAACCAGATTTGTACAACTGTTGCAGGTGCATTTGAACTAACAAAAgttagttttattcatttaataaaactatttagtctacatttttaattgtagaaaaaacattttaagggCAACACTTAATTAGGAGTTACTCTAAATTTTAGAAGTCAATCATTCAGTTAAAATCCCAGTCCAGACTAATCAAGGGGCCAACTGGCACCTGCATATTAATGTGGCACCTGTGCAATGCTCACACCGACTTTAAGACAAAGGGAACTTCCTTAAGAAGTCAATTAATCATTGGTTAAAGTGTGGTgggttattttaaaaacaaccaCTAATCATGGGATGTATACACAAACAGGCACAGCAAAACTTGACCAAGTTTCCCAGCAGATATCACTCTTAAGTAATATAGTCAATAGCACCACCCAGTAGGGGAAGAAACAAAACTGCAAGTTCACTGCCAGCTCAGGATACTCTACCTTTGCTGTAGTAATGATACCCTCCTGGCCACTGGGTCCAGTGGTGACATTAAAAAAGCCACCAGGGTCCCCTTCACGAATCCTGAACTTGGCATGCCAAGCTGGAGTGTGCGGTTCATCCTCATCAGTAACTTGCATCCTCACCACTTCTGCATCCACTTTATTTTCAGGCACAGATGCAGTGTACTGTCAGCAGAAATGGCTCAAATTATTCAGCAAATTAAGAAAATCAGTtccaaaattttcatttaatgttacAGCAAAAACATGAACTTACCTTGGACTCTACAAACTGAGGAGCATTGTCATTACTGTCTGTTACTTTGATTAACACTGTGCAGGTTGTTGGGAAACCCTTGCCTGCCTGATCAGCAGCCTGAACAGTCAGTGTGTATTGTGGATATTGCtggagaaggggggggagggacacaaagcaaaatgaatgGGAATACAGAATGTGACATTTCACTCATGGACAATCAAGGAGGGGAGGAAGAGTAACCACAACATACCTCTTTGTCGAGTCCAGGGGAGTTCAACCTAATCTGTCCACTATTAGGATTGATAGCAAACATGTTGCCATTTGGCTCCTTTGGATCTTGGCTTAAAATACTGTAAGCAATTTCACCATTTTCTGTATTGGGATCATCTGCATCAGTTGCCGTGACAATTAAGATGTCATATCCTAtaaaacaaagggggggggggggggggggggggcaaaagcTCAATACATGCTGCAAAATGGAGCATTTAATAAGTGCAAGATGTTAAATCCGCTTGTAAACATTAGTGGTTCATAAAACGTTAAATCAAAATGGAACAGTCTTACCTACTTGCGTTGCCTCGGGAATGCTGCCTTCATATGTATCTTCAGTAAACACAGGCTTATTGTCATTCATATCTATGACATTAATTATGATTTCCATTGGAGCCTCAACTGGAGTCCCTCCTGAAGCAGAAGCATGAGCAAAGAGCTGGAGGAAGAacaatttatttagctgatgcttttccccacagcagctaacatttatttaccccatttatacagctgggtaattaccggagcaatttagggtaaggaccttgctcaaaaggtactatagctggaagcaggaattgaacctgcaacctttggctgcaaagacagcagctctgaccactatgctaccagctgtcccataaatgatttaaagaaattaatgcaCATGAAGAAAACACTTACAGTATAGTGTGCTTGTTTCTCTCTGTCCAAAGGCTGGGTCACAAAGATCTGACCAGAGTACTTGTCCATAAAAAACAGTCCTTTAGGGGGCTCATCTGCTCCAGGACCAGTAATGCTGTAGTGTATTTTTGCCTCTTTGTCATTGCTGGTACGAATCTGAAGTAAAGCCAGACAATCACTTTGTTACTGAATGTAATACACAGAGAAACATACTGTAGCAGACAAGTGCATACACACCTTCACCACTTCTTTTGGATAGGGACCCTTGTCATTCTCTGGAAAGTTGATGGGTGGAATGATCCAGtcccttttcctcctttttagCCCATGTGAGGACTGTGGAAATTCCAGTACTGGAACAGGTTCAGTGGAAACAGGCtgtcaaaatgaacaaatttattaatttcaccaCATTTTGGAATACATATACTTCCCCAAGAAACCAAAAAAGACAAGTATTTAACCTCTTAATTGTTCTAAAATCATAACCAGTAGGGGTCGCTGTCAGCTTTCACAATACTAAGATGCTACCTGAGCATAACTTGCACTATCCACCTCAGAAGGTGGATCGTTGGTCCCCAGTTCAGGCTGCATCACAACTCTGGCTGAGAACTTCTTGCCCTCAGAGTTCCAggcataaacaaaaaaattcctgTGTCTATTGTGTAGTTTTACAGGCCTCTTCAGAGAGACTGTCCCATCGGGGGCCACTTTAAAGCGGGTATCCTCAGTGCTGAAAAGGGTTCTCTGGTGTCCACTACAGTCATCAAAAATAACTGCAGGAAGAAACAAGGAAAATTGTTGAGAATAAGAGAAATTCCAAGTAATAGAGCACTAAAGCATTCAccacatttaatttgaaattgtcAGTAGAAAATCCAGTTACAATGTTAATGGCCAAGATGTTTCAAAGTTGCAGCTCTAAACCTGTTTGATTCCAACAAACAAATATCAAACAGGGCATATATTTGCTATACAGCAATGTCTGAATCCCAGCCGCATACAAATTTCAGACAGGACAGCAGGATCAGCCTATTTGGGgctcatttcatatttttttgcaGGACTCAATGTGTAATTCCATTAAGAAACAAGTTTTATATCCTGTTATCACAGCCAATgttcactttgaagaaaacccATTGCctaaatgatgtaaaaaaaacactcatggTATTCAGAAGTGTATTTTACCCTGTATTAAGTGGGTTATTGAGATTTAAGTTATGTATACCGCTTATCCCTTATGTTAAGGAGCTGAGGAATATCACAGTCAACAGTTTCAGGCTCAGAAGAAAATTGGAAAAGTGAAACCCATGACAAAGTTGTATTCAACTTTCCATTCTCCAAATAAATTAACACTAAAAAACTTAGTCACCTGCAAAAAGTTCAGCTTAACCTTATGAAGGACCCTCCTtggtccagaaaaaaaaacaaacaaaatccaaaAAGACAGGTGACCTTACCCTGGTATCATTTTCAAATTAGAGTAGTTAAACAGCACTACCAAGGAAGCTGGAAAACACCTAAATGTGAACATCTGAAAGGCTGAATTTGAATATCTACAtgccacatactgtatacatttcCAGGTGCAATGTCTACTTTATGCCATTAGTCGAACTCCGCAACATCGTGCCGCCATTTTAAACCGAAGGTCTCGCAGCTCTGACAGTTCACTTGGAAtgacttcattattttttgttaatcagTAATACCAAAGGCCCACAAAACAGCCAGATAGACTAGACACTAAGAGGGCAGTTAGAATAGAGGCAGACACACGTAAGGGGCTGCCAATAGTGTAGTCACTGGCTGGATTGGAAGGTTGCTGGTATGAATATCACCTATCGTGGTAACCTTGGCCAAGGTAGtaacccttaattgctccagtaaaggttttgctttggaaaaaaaaaaatcattgtaatgaataaattaagcgTAAATAAGACTGCTGAACACTGAGTGAGTCAGTGACTGCAGGCCAACACCTTCTGAATTTAAGGCTGCCCTCCCCCACCTTCCGGGAGAACCTGTTGCACTCAACTCGGTAAGTCATGCACAAGTTTGTGCTTCCACACCCCAGTGAAACTTACAGGAACAGTTTCAGTGTGTCTCACTGATGATGTCATGCTGCGCCTGTCTGCGTTCAAACTAAAGCCAAACAACTTCACACCTGAAGTATGGGATATTACTGTacctggtgcagcaggtagcagacCCACTTCAAATGCTCCTTTCTGCTATAGCGCTCAAttgttactctgctgtataatgAGCAAACAActacacaaaaaacaaactgtagtttgttttggagaaaaataccaGCTACATACTTGTACTTCCATGTTCAACTGCCATGCAACTCCTCAAAGCCATCAAAACAGAGTGGGGCAAAAAAACCAAAGGCCTGTCTCCTCTTTCATAATGTTGATACACcaatacattttaatagtaAAAACCATAACTAGCAAAATTTTAAAGGGACTTTAGAGGACAAGAGAAACCAGGAACTCCCCACCTGCCCTTGAGCTCAGACTAAACACATTCTGTACTCTGTGCAGTCAGATTAACACAAAAGGCCATTTGTATGTCGAGTGAGACAAAGCAGGAAATAATGAAGAGCCAGTGTTCATGAAAAGGTCTATAAAGAAAGTAGAACTTATTTTTGTCAACATTAAAAACTTTAGCAACTTCAGCTGGCCAA
Proteins encoded in this region:
- the cdh31 gene encoding B-cadherin, translating into MDYFRITALLLTVFLQAFSLGRCEEAPPPCEPGFISETFILPVHNVHLNRSQRVGKVIFDDCSGHQRTLFSTEDTRFKVAPDGTVSLKRPVKLHNRHRNFFVYAWNSEGKKFSARVVMQPELGTNDPPSEVDSASYAQPVSTEPVPVLEFPQSSHGLKRRKRDWIIPPINFPENDKGPYPKEVVKIRTSNDKEAKIHYSITGPGADEPPKGLFFMDKYSGQIFVTQPLDREKQAHYTLFAHASASGGTPVEAPMEIIINVIDMNDNKPVFTEDTYEGSIPEATQVGYDILIVTATDADDPNTENGEIAYSILSQDPKEPNGNMFAINPNSGQIRLNSPGLDKEQYPQYTLTVQAADQAGKGFPTTCTVLIKVTDSNDNAPQFVESKYTASVPENKVDAEVVRMQVTDEDEPHTPAWHAKFRIREGDPGGFFNVTTGPSGQEGIITTAKALDYEKRNQYTLLVTVENDVPFAIKLPTSTATVVVNVEDVNEAPIFIPSELGVKAAEDAKVGERLATYTATDPDTQMKQSIEYRMAPDSTGWLSINKTTGAITVKSPMDRESTDVVDGKYKALVLAVDNAVVPATGTGTLQVILEDVNDNAPTIDEREIKICNQDPEPVLLSVSDKDGPPFGAPFSVQLFEQSLTNWTATMNETRTGIILKLKTRLPQDKYNVMLTVSDNKNFGQVNTILAFVCDCKGKDVECGDKLVAGMELPGILGILAAVLLLLLLLLLLLMFVRRRSKVKKEPLLQDDDVRDNIYYYDEEGGGEEDQDYDLSQLHRGLDNRPEVFRNDVAPTFMSAPQYRPRPANPEDIGNFIDDNLKAADNDPTAPPYDSLLVFDYEGGGSEAGSLSSLNSSSSGGEQDYDFLNEWGPRFKKLADMYGGSDD